AAACACAAATCGGCGGCCAACGCTCGCAGGTTTCGGTGCGCGGGATGGTGTTCGTGCACCGCTGTCGAGATCATCAGCGCATCGACCGGCAGCACGCCGCCATGGTTGGAGACCACCAGTGCCGGGCCCTCGTCGGGCAGGTTTTCGATCCCGCTGACCTCGACCCGAAACCACGACCGTGAGAAAAACCGCAGCAACGGCCGCACCAGTGCGTCGGTGAAGTGGGGATCGAAGCCGAACTCGTCGACGCGGTAGTCCCCGGTCAGTCGCTTGCGCAGGAATTGCGCAACCGCGGTGACCCGTTCGGCAAGTTCGTTGGCCGGAGCCTGGGCCGCGGGCACCCTGGCTCCGAAGGCGCGCTTCTGATCGAGGTCTCGGACGACGGCGGCCGCCCGCCGGTCAGTGGTCTTGGAATGGGACGCCGCCGACGAGGGCCGCAATGCCGTGTGCCGACCAGCTTTTGGCCGTGCCGCTAGACGGTCCCGATTCCGTTGTAATTCAATAACATTGGCCCTCACAGGCATCACCAACCCCCCCGACACGCTCGGTGTCTGGAATGAACTTGAAACGAGGCTTCTTTTTGATCCCGATAGGCGCCGCCCCCGCAGCACATGCAAGGAGTTTAGTCCTTACATATCGGCAATAGAAGACATGGGGACAAAAATCATCGACGGCGATCTCGGTCAGATCACGGCCTGCCAGAGCACAATTCACGTGGCGGCATCGCGGCCAATCTGTCCGGGGCGTCAAAATCGCATTAGCCGGCCGTGGCGTCTGTGGCCGCCGCGGCCGAACCTCGATTGAATCGCGGCAAGGTTGAGTTACCGGATCCGGGGTATTCAAGGGCGTGACCCGCACAACCTTCGGGCCCGTCGAGCAGCAACGTTCATCTGCCGTCGAGCCGTCCTTACCGGCCGGGCACGGACCACTGTCGATCGCCGTGCGCCGTGCGTTGACCGGACCGGCGTCCCGCGACCAGTTCACCCGCATCGGCGCCTCAATGGGCGACGTCGATCCCTACGGCCTCGATCTGCAGCTGGCCCTGTATATGTGCTACGAGCTGCATTACCGCGGTTTTTCCGGAGTGGATCCGACCTGGGAGTGGAATCCAGCGCTGCTGCACCTGCGTGCCGAACTCGAGCGGGCTTTCCTGACGGGCGTGCGACGTGATGTCGGCCCCATCGGGTCGCATGACACCGCGGTGGCCGAAATGGACAGGCTCTCGGCAGAGCCGGTCGACGGCACCGGGCCGTCGTATTACCTGCGCAGCGCCGGCACATGGCAGCAGATGCGTGAATATTTTGCACACAGATCGCTGTATCACCTCAAAGAGGGTGATCCGCATGCCTGGGCAATTCCGCGCCTGACCGGTCAGGCCAAGGCGGCATTCGTCGCCGTCGAGTTCGACGAATACGGTGCCGGTTATGGCCCGCGGGTGCACCAGCAGCTTTTCGCCGACCTGCTGGACGCGGCCGGACTCGATTCGACCTACTTGAGGTATCTCGGCGTCGTTCCCGCCGAATCACTGGCGGTGGTCAACATCATGTCGCTGTTCGGGCTGCACCGGCGGTTGCGAGGCGCCGCAGTCGGGCACTTCGCGGCGACGGAGATCACCTCGCCACCGGGCTCTCGGCGGATGGTCGAGGCACTGCGCCGGATGGAGGCACCCGAGGAATGTGTCGCCTTCTACCGCGAACACGTGGAAGCGGATGCGGTACACGAACAGGTGGTCCGCATCGACGTGGTGGGAGACCTCGCCGCGCGAGAACCGCACCTCGACCAGGACATCGTGTTCGGGATGCGAGCATTCGAGCTCCTCGAAAACCGGTTGGCCGACTGCCTGATGCGGTCGTGGCGGGCCGGTGAGACATCGCTGCGCCGACCGTTGGACGAGGTGTAAACCGTCCGCTTAGAAGGGTGGGGGTTCGTCGTCGGGTGGGGCGGGTCCGGGATCCGCGGCGGACTCGGCGCGCTGGTTTTGGCGGGTGGTGCGGTTGTGGCGGCGTTCGGTGGCTACCCGGTATGCGCGGTCTTGGGCGCGGGTGCGGCGGCGTTTGGGCATCATGGCGGTTGTGTCGGCGCAGTAGTTCGGTGGTGCCGTGGTGGGTGGGGGCAGCGCGGCGGTGGGTGCGCACAGGC
The nucleotide sequence above comes from Mycobacterium pseudokansasii. Encoded proteins:
- a CDS encoding lysophospholipid acyltransferase family protein, with product MPVRANVIELQRNRDRLAARPKAGRHTALRPSSAASHSKTTDRRAAAVVRDLDQKRAFGARVPAAQAPANELAERVTAVAQFLRKRLTGDYRVDEFGFDPHFTDALVRPLLRFFSRSWFRVEVSGIENLPDEGPALVVSNHGGVLPVDALMISTAVHEHHPAHRNLRALAADLCFDLPVIGEVARKAGHTLACPTDAHRLLAAGELAAVFPEGYKGLGKCFKDRYKLRRFGRGGFVSAAVRAEAPIIPCAVVGSEEIYPMLGDVKPLARLLGLPYFPITPLFPWVGPAGLIPLPSKWHIAFGQPIGTADYDRADADDPTITFELTDHVRETIQQMLYGLLIRRRNVFFG
- a CDS encoding iron-containing redox enzyme family protein, giving the protein MTRTTFGPVEQQRSSAVEPSLPAGHGPLSIAVRRALTGPASRDQFTRIGASMGDVDPYGLDLQLALYMCYELHYRGFSGVDPTWEWNPALLHLRAELERAFLTGVRRDVGPIGSHDTAVAEMDRLSAEPVDGTGPSYYLRSAGTWQQMREYFAHRSLYHLKEGDPHAWAIPRLTGQAKAAFVAVEFDEYGAGYGPRVHQQLFADLLDAAGLDSTYLRYLGVVPAESLAVVNIMSLFGLHRRLRGAAVGHFAATEITSPPGSRRMVEALRRMEAPEECVAFYREHVEADAVHEQVVRIDVVGDLAAREPHLDQDIVFGMRAFELLENRLADCLMRSWRAGETSLRRPLDEV